GCGGCCGCGCGGGCGAGGTCTACAACATCGGCGGCGGCACCGAGGTCACCAACAAGGAGCTCACCGGCCTGCTGCTGGACGCGGCCGGCGCCGGCTGGGACATGGTCGAGCACGTCGAGGACCGCAAGGGCCACGACCTGCGCTACTCGCTCGACATCAGCAAGATCCGCAACGAGCTCGGCTACGAGCCCCAGGTGCGCTTCGAGGACGGCCTGGCGGCCACCATCGCCTGGTACCGCGAGAACCGCGCCTGGTGGGAGCCGCTGAAGACGAAGGCGGAGCTCGAGAAGTGACCTCGGACACCGCTCGCTGGCTGGTCACCGGCTCCGCCGGGATGCTCGGCCAGGACGTGCTGACCGTCCTGAAGGACGCCGGGATCGAGGCCACCGGCCTCGGCCGGGCCGACCTGGACATCACCGACGCCGAGGCCGTGCTGGCCGCCGTCACCGGCCACGCCGTGGTGGTCAACTGCGCCGCCTGGACGGACGTGGACGGCGCCGAGACCGCCGAGGCCGCGGCCACCGCGGTGAACGGCACCGGCGTGCGCAACCTCGCCGCCGCCTGCGCCGCGACCGGCGCCCGGCTGCTGCACGTGTCCACCGACTACGTGCTGCCCGGCGACGCCACCGAGCCGTACGCCGAGTCGGCCCCGACCGCCCCGGTGAACGCCTACGGGCGCTCCAAGCTGGTCGGCGAGCAGGCCGTGCTGGAGCTGCTGCCGGAGTCCGGCTACATCGTCAGGACCGCCTGGCTGTACGGCGAGCACGGTCCGAACTTCGTCGCCACCATGCTCAAGCTGGCCGCCCAGCGGGACACCCTGGACGTGGTCGACGACCAGCACGGCCAGCCCACCTGGTCGTCCGCGCTGGCCGAGCGGCTGGTCGCCCTCGGCCTGGCCGAGCAGGCGCCGGCCGGGGTCTACCACGGCACCGCGAGCGGCCGGACCACCTGGTTCGGCCTGGCCCGCGAGGCGTACCGGCTCAGCGGGCTCGACCCGGAGCGGATCCGGCCGACCACCTCGGCCGCCTTCACCCGCCCGGCGGTCCGGCCGGCCTTCAGTGTGCTCGGTCACGACCGCTGGAGCGAGGCCGGCCTCGCGCCGCTCGCCGACTGGCGGGACCAGCTGGCCGAGGCGGTCCGCCGCCCGGCGTTCGCGGGCCTGGTCGCCGTCCCGGGCAAGGACTGACGGCGCGTCACGACCGGTACCGGAAGCGGGCGGATGACGGCCAACCCCACATCATCCGCCCGCTCCCGACGGTGACCACCCCTGACACGCCGGTGTCCACAGGTGCCATATGCTGTCCCACAATGACGCTGGCCCCTGCGCGCGAAAGGCGCCATCCGCTGTGCAACTCTCCATTCTGACCTCGATCACCGGTCTCCTGGTGCTCGGGTACATCCTCGAGCTGCTCCGTAGGCAGCAGCTCCGGGAGAAGTACGCCGCGATCTGGCTCGCCATCGGTCTGCTGGTCGCGCC
This genomic interval from Kitasatospora gansuensis contains the following:
- the rfbD gene encoding dTDP-4-dehydrorhamnose reductase codes for the protein MTSDTARWLVTGSAGMLGQDVLTVLKDAGIEATGLGRADLDITDAEAVLAAVTGHAVVVNCAAWTDVDGAETAEAAATAVNGTGVRNLAAACAATGARLLHVSTDYVLPGDATEPYAESAPTAPVNAYGRSKLVGEQAVLELLPESGYIVRTAWLYGEHGPNFVATMLKLAAQRDTLDVVDDQHGQPTWSSALAERLVALGLAEQAPAGVYHGTASGRTTWFGLAREAYRLSGLDPERIRPTTSAAFTRPAVRPAFSVLGHDRWSEAGLAPLADWRDQLAEAVRRPAFAGLVAVPGKD